One window of the Kallotenue papyrolyticum genome contains the following:
- a CDS encoding sensor histidine kinase: MSIRLRLTLLYSSILALTLIIFSVTLYMTLERATLGFVQDTLAAEAERLLDRQVITSQFFSFNNREYRIDTITLPNTKFATPETFVQTITPQGRPLYQTYNLMREALELPLSERGRAVIQRGQSWSESIDIQGEQLLVYTRPVLVNDQVIGAVQLARSIEEQDRALDALRQVLIAGSSLATLLAFGVGWVLAGTALRPIDRITQTAHAIGAERDFSRRVNYQGPQDEIGRLATTFNEMLAALQAAYRQEAQALEAQRRFVADASHELRTPLTTIRGNIGLLRRQPPISEADRAAVLADMAEETERMSRLVNDLLMLARADAGRPLRREAVRIRPLIDDLCRNLRLLEPERRIVCDNALELAVLGDPDALKQVLLILVDNALKFTPVTGTIRIATAAREQSVAISVQDTGIGIAPEALPHIFERFYRADSARTGGGSGLGLAIAKTLIEHQGGTISVESAPGRGSTFTVVLPRAAVALPQEAQSAPVA; encoded by the coding sequence ATGTCGATTCGCCTGCGACTCACGCTGCTCTACTCGTCGATCCTGGCGCTGACGCTGATCATCTTCAGCGTCACGCTCTACATGACGCTGGAACGCGCCACGCTGGGCTTCGTCCAGGATACACTCGCTGCCGAGGCCGAACGGCTGCTGGATCGCCAGGTGATCACCAGCCAGTTCTTTTCCTTCAACAACCGCGAATACCGCATCGACACGATCACGCTGCCCAACACCAAATTCGCCACCCCCGAAACCTTTGTCCAGACGATCACCCCGCAGGGCCGGCCCCTGTACCAGACGTACAATCTGATGCGCGAAGCGCTGGAGCTACCTCTCAGCGAGCGCGGTCGCGCGGTGATCCAGCGCGGGCAGAGCTGGAGCGAGTCGATCGACATCCAGGGCGAGCAACTGCTGGTCTATACGCGTCCGGTGCTGGTCAACGATCAGGTGATCGGCGCGGTGCAGCTGGCCCGTTCGATCGAGGAGCAGGACCGTGCGCTGGATGCGTTGCGCCAGGTGTTGATCGCCGGCAGCAGTCTGGCGACGCTGCTGGCCTTTGGCGTTGGCTGGGTGCTGGCCGGCACCGCGCTGCGTCCGATCGATCGCATCACGCAGACGGCGCATGCCATCGGCGCCGAGCGCGACTTCAGCCGCCGCGTCAACTATCAGGGGCCACAGGATGAGATCGGGCGCCTGGCGACGACCTTCAACGAGATGTTGGCGGCGTTGCAGGCCGCCTACCGCCAGGAGGCGCAAGCGCTCGAAGCGCAGCGTCGCTTTGTGGCCGATGCCTCGCACGAGCTGCGCACGCCGCTGACGACGATCCGCGGCAACATTGGCTTGCTGCGCCGCCAGCCGCCGATCAGCGAGGCCGATCGCGCGGCGGTGCTGGCCGATATGGCCGAAGAGACCGAGCGCATGAGTCGCCTGGTCAACGATCTGTTGATGCTGGCGCGCGCCGATGCCGGCCGACCGCTGCGCCGCGAGGCGGTGCGCATCCGCCCGCTGATCGACGATCTGTGCCGCAACCTGCGCCTGCTCGAACCGGAGCGACGCATCGTCTGCGACAACGCGCTGGAGCTGGCGGTGCTGGGCGATCCCGACGCGCTCAAACAGGTGCTGCTGATCCTGGTGGACAATGCGCTTAAGTTCACGCCCGTGACGGGCACGATCCGCATCGCCACCGCCGCGCGCGAGCAGAGCGTCGCCATCAGCGTGCAGGACACCGGGATCGGCATCGCGCCCGAAGCACTGCCCCACATCTTTGAGCGCTTCTACCGCGCCGACAGCGCGCGTACCGGCGGCGGCTCCGGCCTGGGCCTGGCCATCGCCAAGACGCTGATCGAGCACCAGGGCGGGACGATCAGCGTCGAGAGCGCGCCGGGCCGCGGCAGTACCTTTACCGTCGTGCTACCCCGCGCCGCCGTGGCGCTGCCGCAGGAGGCGCAGTCTGCACCGGTTGCCTGA
- a CDS encoding response regulator transcription factor, with amino-acid sequence MATVLIVDDDRKIIDMLRRTLAYEGYHVITALDGHDAIAQARAHRPDVVVLDWLMPGLDGIEVARRIRAADDTPILMLTARDAIEDRVLGLDSGADDYLVKPFAPEELLARLRALLRRATPTALEHPLQYADLYLDPVTRETRRGERQFNLSPKEFDLLAYLLRHPRQVLPRERILQDVWGYDFGGDGNVLEVYIGYLRNKTEAGGEPRLIQTVRGVGYVLREA; translated from the coding sequence ATGGCAACCGTTCTGATTGTTGACGACGATCGCAAAATCATCGATATGCTGCGCCGGACGCTGGCCTACGAGGGCTACCACGTGATCACGGCGCTGGACGGGCACGACGCCATCGCCCAGGCGCGTGCCCACCGCCCAGACGTAGTCGTGCTCGACTGGCTCATGCCCGGCCTGGACGGTATCGAGGTCGCGCGGCGCATCCGCGCAGCCGATGACACACCGATCCTGATGTTGACCGCGCGCGATGCGATCGAGGACCGCGTGCTAGGGCTGGACAGCGGCGCCGATGACTACCTGGTCAAGCCCTTCGCCCCCGAAGAGCTGTTGGCGCGCCTGCGCGCCCTGCTGCGTCGCGCCACGCCTACGGCCCTGGAGCATCCGCTGCAGTACGCCGACCTGTACCTCGACCCGGTCACGCGCGAAACCCGCCGCGGCGAGCGCCAGTTCAACCTCAGCCCCAAAGAGTTCGATCTGCTGGCCTACCTGCTGCGCCATCCGCGCCAGGTGCTGCCGCGCGAGCGCATTCTGCAGGATGTGTGGGGCTATGACTTCGGCGGCGACGGCAACGTGCTCGAAGTGTATATCGGCTACCTGCGCAACAAGACCGAGGCCGGCGGCGAGCCGCGCCTGATCCAGACCGTGCGTGGCGTCGGCTACGTGCTGCGCGAAGCCTGA
- a CDS encoding ABC transporter substrate-binding protein, with protein MPRCWFHQLLLIITSSLIAACGAWETPRAWPADVPPRNPAITGTPITLRVWLAADYVDTAPIRDLFRDFERAYPNIRIEPTSGILWEEMRQRIELAVSQGNPPDLAHGHAFAFGALGLAQPLDEAWRAWNVENEFMPGAMEDVIWKGRHYGVPLDINTLFTIYNKRLLREAGLPEPVAGWTFADLERMAARLTESDGSQYGLALSASGWAMAGMINAAGGDLLTERDGRIVATIDTPPVAETLWLHRRLGLERHHGTLPPPIMRQSDHPVRLFAAGKVAMFFSGPWDLARLRQEAPELLADVGTAPLPRGQGPNAGGSVQGGGSLFVPSGARHPEAAFEVMKWAVADPYARRLASELGRYPVRTRLYEDPAMRSDPLLQPFFEQLTTARPYKLEAYQRANELWKAAVSAVFDPNADLDAVIRQTQDGIQAAIDEVEQASQRRFSTSQ; from the coding sequence ATGCCCCGCTGCTGGTTCCACCAGCTGCTGCTCATCATCACAAGTAGTCTAATCGCGGCCTGCGGCGCCTGGGAAACACCACGCGCCTGGCCTGCCGACGTCCCGCCGCGCAATCCGGCCATCACCGGCACGCCGATCACGTTGCGCGTCTGGCTAGCCGCCGACTACGTCGATACCGCGCCGATCCGCGACCTGTTCCGCGACTTCGAGCGCGCCTACCCCAACATCCGCATCGAACCGACCAGCGGCATTCTCTGGGAAGAGATGCGGCAGCGCATCGAGCTGGCGGTGAGCCAGGGCAATCCGCCCGACCTGGCGCATGGTCATGCCTTCGCCTTCGGCGCGCTCGGGCTGGCCCAACCGTTGGATGAGGCCTGGCGCGCCTGGAACGTCGAAAACGAATTCATGCCCGGCGCCATGGAAGACGTGATCTGGAAAGGGCGGCACTATGGTGTCCCGCTCGACATCAACACGCTCTTCACCATCTACAACAAGCGCCTGCTGCGCGAGGCGGGCCTGCCCGAGCCGGTTGCCGGCTGGACCTTTGCGGATCTGGAGCGCATGGCGGCGCGCCTGACCGAGAGCGATGGCTCGCAGTACGGCCTGGCGCTGAGCGCCAGCGGCTGGGCCATGGCCGGCATGATCAACGCTGCCGGCGGCGATCTGCTGACCGAGCGCGACGGCCGCATCGTCGCCACCATTGACACGCCGCCGGTAGCAGAAACGCTCTGGCTGCACCGACGCCTGGGCCTGGAACGCCACCACGGCACGCTGCCGCCGCCGATCATGCGCCAGAGCGACCATCCGGTGCGGCTCTTCGCCGCCGGCAAGGTCGCCATGTTCTTCTCCGGCCCCTGGGATCTGGCGCGCCTGCGCCAGGAAGCGCCGGAGCTCCTGGCCGATGTCGGCACCGCGCCCCTGCCGCGCGGCCAGGGGCCCAACGCCGGCGGCTCGGTGCAGGGCGGCGGCAGCCTCTTCGTTCCCAGCGGCGCGCGCCACCCGGAGGCCGCCTTTGAGGTGATGAAGTGGGCCGTCGCCGATCCCTACGCGCGGCGGCTGGCGAGCGAGCTGGGCCGCTACCCGGTGCGCACGCGCTTGTACGAGGATCCCGCCATGCGCAGCGATCCGCTGTTGCAGCCCTTCTTTGAACAGCTCACAACGGCGCGTCCCTACAAGCTGGAAGCCTACCAGCGCGCCAATGAGCTCTGGAAGGCCGCCGTCAGCGCCGTCTTCGATCCCAATGCCGATCTCGACGCCGTGATCCGCCAGACCCAGGATGGCATCCAGGCCGCCATCGACGAGGTTGAACAGGCCAGCCAACGCCGCTTCTCCACCAGCCAGTAG
- a CDS encoding SpoIIE family protein phosphatase, translating into MLARIVLLLQPQRSLRARLQLSHLLTSLLPLLILGTALLTTSMRAERRIVEHTQRSVAESLARDIADLLARAEYELLAFGRQAPFGSEQRLPLENAAKEFVLRHYPDVIELAALDLAGNERARVSQDTVFFASELTNRAALPGFRPAAQGLIHRSIVSDSDGSPRLQISVPARNSIGQVVGVVMASLRTDQIVRALATLPPSTGRSAFIIDRHGRVLLGNVPEELRIADSLRAWAADETPISMLRGRDGQPVVAARATIAPSEWAVVIEQPTAIAYVGSRRSAWLIGLALLLTTAGVVVWSLALARELTRPIVQLRDAARALRSGHLGDTISIERDDELGELAAEFNRMSRQLAESQRAIEHRNARLSEGLALAHMVQRELLPHGLPPDAPIVASVVCEAATEIGGDFYSYVMLPDGRFRLIIGDVAGQGVAAALVMALTTSLVDLAAREADTPGTLLARLNAELMPRLSVARLGVALLVVDFDPHRRLIHAANAGMIAPLMVGPQQCAYLPCYGPPLGVTEPVVFGETGTTLPDDHLLVCISDGVVEARDATGTMWGFQRFEEAVCRSASAGPEPLVEQVLAALRHFTGAHAPADDLTIMAAGFAPRKEHPHAPLLVPPAAAHHHK; encoded by the coding sequence GTGCTTGCGCGTATTGTGTTGCTGCTGCAACCACAGCGGAGCCTGCGCGCCCGTCTGCAGCTCTCGCACCTGCTCACCTCGCTGCTGCCGCTGCTGATCCTCGGTACGGCATTGCTGACCACCAGCATGCGCGCCGAGCGGCGCATCGTTGAGCACACGCAACGCTCGGTGGCCGAGTCGCTGGCGCGTGACATCGCCGACCTGCTGGCGCGCGCCGAATACGAACTGCTAGCCTTTGGACGCCAGGCACCCTTCGGCAGCGAGCAGCGCCTGCCGCTCGAAAACGCGGCCAAAGAGTTTGTGCTGCGTCACTACCCCGATGTGATCGAGCTGGCGGCGCTCGACCTAGCGGGCAACGAACGCGCGCGCGTCTCGCAGGACACGGTCTTCTTTGCCAGCGAGCTGACCAACCGTGCTGCGCTGCCGGGATTCCGTCCGGCGGCACAGGGGCTGATCCATCGCTCGATCGTCAGCGATTCCGACGGATCACCGCGCTTGCAGATCAGTGTGCCGGCGCGCAACAGCATCGGCCAGGTGGTGGGCGTGGTGATGGCCAGCCTGCGCACCGACCAGATCGTGCGCGCGCTGGCGACCCTGCCGCCCAGCACCGGACGCAGTGCGTTCATCATCGACCGGCACGGCCGAGTGCTGCTCGGCAACGTGCCGGAGGAGCTGCGCATTGCAGACAGCCTACGCGCCTGGGCTGCCGACGAGACGCCTATCAGCATGCTGCGCGGACGGGATGGCCAGCCGGTGGTCGCCGCACGCGCCACCATCGCCCCGAGCGAGTGGGCGGTTGTGATCGAACAGCCCACTGCCATCGCCTACGTCGGTTCGCGGCGCAGCGCCTGGCTGATCGGTCTAGCCCTGCTGCTGACCACGGCGGGCGTCGTGGTCTGGTCGCTGGCGTTGGCGCGCGAGTTGACGCGGCCGATCGTGCAACTGCGCGATGCCGCCCGCGCGCTACGCAGCGGGCACCTGGGTGATACGATCAGCATCGAGCGCGATGACGAGCTGGGTGAGCTGGCCGCCGAGTTCAATCGCATGTCGCGCCAACTGGCCGAGTCGCAGCGCGCCATCGAACACCGCAACGCGCGCCTGAGTGAAGGGCTGGCATTGGCGCACATGGTGCAGCGTGAGCTGCTGCCGCACGGCTTGCCTCCCGACGCGCCGATTGTCGCCAGCGTCGTCTGCGAGGCAGCCACCGAGATCGGCGGCGATTTCTACAGCTATGTCATGTTGCCGGACGGACGCTTCCGGCTGATCATTGGCGATGTCGCCGGACAGGGCGTGGCCGCGGCGCTGGTGATGGCGCTGACCACCAGTCTGGTGGACCTGGCGGCGCGCGAGGCCGATACGCCGGGCACGCTGCTGGCGCGCCTGAATGCCGAGCTGATGCCGCGTCTGAGCGTGGCGCGCCTGGGCGTGGCCCTGCTGGTCGTGGACTTCGATCCCCACCGGCGGCTGATCCACGCCGCCAACGCCGGCATGATCGCCCCATTGATGGTAGGACCACAGCAGTGTGCCTATCTGCCCTGCTATGGCCCGCCGCTGGGCGTGACCGAGCCGGTCGTCTTCGGTGAAACCGGCACAACGCTGCCCGACGACCACCTGCTGGTCTGCATCAGCGATGGGGTGGTCGAAGCGCGCGACGCCACGGGGACGATGTGGGGCTTTCAGCGCTTCGAGGAGGCTGTGTGCCGTAGCGCTAGCGCCGGACCGGAGCCGCTAGTCGAGCAGGTCCTAGCCGCGCTGCGACACTTCACCGGCGCGCACGCGCCCGCCGACGACCTGACGATCATGGCTGCCGGCTTTGCACCGCGCAAGGAGCATCCCCATGCCCCGCTGCTGGTTCCACCAGCTGCTGCTCATCATCACAAGTAG